DNA from Ziziphus jujuba cultivar Dongzao chromosome 2, ASM3175591v1:
aatcacaattcctttaaatatcaagtacataaaacatatttatcacatatttgattataaaatattccaacaatgaaatttgataataattgtcaaaatctcaaattccttaaaaccaaaatattttataatgcacaaatatttaattccattcaattttggcaccagaattccaaatataaatttactaaatattcaacatattaaacatatttttcaaacaaccaatttacacaaaatatatatgttttaacatcccaaattaattttgaaggtgggtcactcacctggagcacgcaattgatccaagatcctccatgggatcaatttcataACGCACGCgtactcctagaacaacaacattacacaactcaaataaattaatattttattcggataaataatacccggtacctggggtGACTAACgtaaacgttaaccaaaatttacaagcaatATACCAAATCAAAGCTTGTGAGGCGGGGATTAtaaatctggtcttactttccggagatcggaccggtggtggccggaatctcgctggaaagctcTTGGCCTTTAGAGACTCGATTCTCCTAAACCAtcgcaaattggaggaaaaagacCCCGGATTtgagttcagggggtcggaattagtggggaggggccGGAGAcgtgactgggtactcgccgaaatTGGATTTTTCGGCGAACCGCGGAGACCCACCGGAAACCATCGCCTCCGGcagcgcgtccggcggccgatggCTGCGATTTTCAGGGGTTTTGTAggttgaagggagagggtctcaacgggacccgcggtgaggcaaacggaggccggatggtgaagagatctgggtttgaagattttcggcccctcgccgaaaaatactctgatcccggcgcgtcggaggtccggtagccatgaaatttggtgggctggtctGAAAtaaggaggtggtgaggggtggctggcgcgtgtggcttgaaaATGGCTGGAAATGGGTCAAACAGTGGTGGCtgatggtggaggggaaaaatggccGTCGCTGGAAAACTCTCCTACCCTGGCGCATTACCGGCCGGTTGGCCttgagatttgggtggccgattggaattgaggaggcggaggtagtggggtggcgcgtgtggccctccggtgACCGGAcgatggccaaccggtggtggccggtgtttctcctcctctctttctctctccacctcctctctcctctctcccccccccccccctctctcttctctcccaCCTCAGCTAAGAAAAACCACGTGggtgccactatgcactcaCAGGAATGGCTGAGATCGTGACACatggtgtttcactgttcatgTACTGTGCATAAttcgaaaatagaataaaatattgcgATAATTGGAAAACTTCgaatgtccataactttttaagcGTACGttcaaattaggcgtgccactagtctgtggactcgtatcagcgagcactttacaaccatgtatgagtcaaagctcatttccccataaataaaaagtcaactccgacacccttggatagtttggaccccaacttgttttgctcataactttcaaaccgtaactccgttttcaacgtaccactagtctacgaactcatgccaacgtgtacttcgtaatggtacctcagtcaacctagaattccatccgagtcaaaaagtcaatttttgacccattcgatcaacggtcaaagtcaatggtcaatggtcaaccgcattgaaagttggaaaatttcggTTGTATtttgagacggggtgttacatttactACAATTACACTTAAACCTACACTTTTTAGAAATCATCATTAACCTCTCTTTAGTTccctatatatattaaaagagtTCTAATATTTGTCAATTTCTTTTAGTTAATTTGTGTAGttacaagcaaaaaaaaaaaaaaaaaatcaatattttattattgaataacactatgaaataataattgtagcaatttaattgataaaattaactGACAAATGGGGGTCTgattgatgatttttaaaagcATAGGGTCTAACTAATATCAAGGTAACATTGAAaaggtttaaatgaaattttcactTAAAAAACTTACAATTAGCACCCCAATGGGGTGCGAATACtaaaacttattttaatttgacaaaaacACCCTCTTGTCATATccattataccatttttcaaataatttaatctaatattttttaaaggataTTTCATCTAGATCTCtaggtaaattttaaaaattacaactagCACTTTATAATGGGTCATGAGAGGAAGatgatggtttttttaaaaaaattgataaaggtTAATGATATTTTGAAAGCTGAGTAatcaaattgtatttaaattaaactttAATAGAGGTGGATGAAATtaactcttttttcttattatcttaatattaaaactaatactttcttcaaaatttaaaaaatattaaatcgtAATATTTTCAtcgaaaaataaaacattaaaaataatattttttttaaatataaatattgttttcttcaaaaattaaaatatttaaaataatattaatattaattaaataatttatacattttgagaattttaataattttaaatttagattttgTTATAAGGATAATTTTAACTTGATGTATaccttttatttgatttgtaaatttttaatagtttgagGGGTTTTTTTATTGTACTATTAGGGGATTATTTGTAAGAGTTAGATAGTTGAAGAGGTTTTATGTAATTTacctttatatttataatattcattatgttatatactatataaatatttcacattaaattgataaataatatgatattatgatCAACTAGAAgtgatataaattaatataagtataaataagaatataaataaattttacaaatttatttgctacaatattatattacccacatatttagtaaaataatgataaaaaactaaaatgattattgaaatcatgataataaatataaaattaataagttgAGAGTTTTTAATCTTTTGGTACATTTtagattgtaatttttttagttaatttgcaaatttttactaataattttttattcatgtaatctttaaaatttactttttcaaaaatttaaataatattttattttgtaagagTATTATAGAGAATTTAATCATCATAgtctttatttttaacttttacatAGTTTAGAGGATTATAACAAGGGCCATTTTATtcatattacaaaaattattagACACACTATATTCTATATATGGCAATACTAAATCATATTTTTGCTTTctacattaataaaatatgtcaatTTCACTCTTAATAGTGTGATATACATGAATGGATGATATAGGTCCATCCCAAAGTGTATACACCCCTCTGATTTATACAAGTaggcttattttttttatctatcatTAGGAATGTGGTAAATATAACCCGGATGATATTGGTCCATGCAATATGTATAATTTGAACTATATTTGTTTAATGCTTAAGGTATTTCTAACCTTTTATCAATGAGTATCTTGgaatataaaaaatcattaaaaattttagtgttcttaataatttttataatgtgAATAAAACTACTTTATTATAATGGATTTGAAATAGATATTAGACAATGAAGAAATTAGGACTATATTGAAACTTCTAATTGAAATCCTGGTCTCATGCAGCTAAATCAGTCCTAAACTTAAAACAACGAGTTTCCTTGGGGGCAAAACTTTTTAAGAGCCTTGTAAAATTTTTACTAAGGAGTCAAATAATGCTAGAGATAATTCTCCTATgagtaatatttaaattttactttccaaaattgttttaaatatatatatatatatatatattgtaaggGTAATATGCAGATTTTAATCATCATAGTccttatttgttgttgttgttgttgttttttattttttttttcatagtttGAGGGATCATGATTTTGtgtattttatcctttttttaatacttacCATGCATTTGAACAAAAGAATACAAGATTTGGATTTGAAATAGAtttttgattataaaaaaattaggactttcttttaaaaaaaatttaattgatagtCCATCTCAATTCTGGTCTCAGGCTGCCAAACCGGACCTCAACTCAAAACAACTAGTTTCCTTGGCGAAGAAGCTACGTGAAACAATAAAAGATGTCGTAGATGCTGCAGCTGGAGATAATGTTAGGCCTGATGAGCCTCATAAATTTTGCTTCCGCAGGCCTCGTAAAGTTAGCACTAAGGAGTTGGACCCCACAGTGAATAGGCTCAATTCAGATAGTTGGTTGGACAAACATAAAAAGGATATTCAAGAACAACTTTGGAAGGACATAACAACAAATGGAGAAGAGCATGTGGCGGTTGTGGCCATAGTAGGTAATGGAGGATTAGGAAAAACCACACTTGCTCTGAACTTGTTTCAACGGCTAATATCTCAGAAGGATACCGACTTTGATTTGCGAATTTGGGTTAACGTCCCTCATGAATTTAACAAGGGATCACTTGAGGAGGGAATCTTCCCTCATGAACTTTACATGAGATCACTTGTTGACGGAATCATTCGGTATACAACTAAAAAAGATGTTCAGGACGAACGACTTGAGTCTAGAACAAAGAGACTACCACAGTGCACACCATCTGAGGGACCTAGCGCCTTCCATGAAGTGAACAGTCTTAGCGTTGAACAACTTCACAAGGAGGACTCTGCAGCCTTGTTAGAGACTGAGATAAGCGCCATAAAAGATAGCCTCAACTACCTCGAAGAAGGTAAATTGCATGACAAGCttcaaaacataataaatgGAAAACGGCTGCTTCTTGTACTTGATGATGTCTTGGATATGGACACTGAAAAATGGCTACACTTCAAAAACTTGTTATCAAATGCTGTTAGTGATGGGAgcagaataataataactacttGTAGTAAACTTGTTGGAGACATTACTGCAAGTACAGACAAGAATGTCCATATGCTACGCCATCTAGATGAACATGACCCTTGCGACCTATTCCAACGATTtgcatttgattttcaaaagcCAGTCAACTCAAAAATTGTGGAGGTTGCAGTGGAGATTGTGAAAAGGTGTGGAGGAAACCCTTTTGCCTTAAAGATAGTAGGTGAGAAACTCAAGTCCACAAATCTAGAAACCCAAGGTTGGTCCAACTTCCGCGATAACGAATTTCAAAAAGTAGTAAATGAAGAAATCTTGCCCTTCCTTCAACTTAGTTATAATATTCTATCTTCGGAGTTGAAACAATGCTTTGCCTACTGTGGTATATTCCTTCAACAATCTGAGATTGATGTGAAAAACTTAATACATCTTTGGATGGCACTAGGGTTGATTTATCCAGAGCAAGGACAACGAATGGAGGATAGGGGTTATGCTCATGTTAAGGAGTTGTGTCAGAGATCCATGTTTGAAGAATTGGAAGTAGACCATGAGAATAGCTTTGTAACAAAGTGCAAGATGCCAAAGCTTATGCATGACCTAGCAGTACTTGCATTAGGAACAAGGTTAGCCACATTCAAGCAAAAGGAAAAGCTTGAAACTGGTACTGATGAAAGAAGTACTCAAAAGGATAAGAGTGATGTTGGTGTTCATGGTGAAAGAACTCTACAGAATAAGCATGATATCGATGATGAAACAACACAAAAGGATAAGTGTGCTATTGGTATTGATGAAACAACCGAGCATGTCTCGTTTCATTTTCATTTAGATGGGTCAAGAAAAATTCGTTCATTCTTTCAGAAAAAGAGGCCtaggatttgaacaattatttTGCCTTGCCAGTTGCAAGAGGAAATTGATGAGGGACTGCGTAGCTCAACGTTTAAAGATATCATTTCCAATTATAATAACTTACGTACATTGGATCTGCATGCTACAGGGATCAAAGTCGTGCTGGAGTCCAATGATAAGATGAAGCATCTAAAATACCTTGATCTTTCTCAAAACAAAGGTATCAATTTATTGCCTGATTCAATCACCAAGGTACCGAATTTGATGACACTGAAACTCTCCTCATGCTGTGGACTCAAAGAGCTGCCAAAAGATATGGAGAAACTAGTCAACCTCAAACATCTTGAGATCGATTGGTGCTACAATTTAACTCATATTCCTCCTCGACTTGGTAAGCTAACTTAGCTTGAGACGTTGTCAGAATTTGTGTTGAAAAGGAGCAATGGAGAGAGTAGAGTACTAACGCCAACAGTACCAAAATGTTTGTATAGAAAGGGCAATACTTTGGAGTCTCTAGACGAATTAGAGGAGCTGAACAACTTGAGAGGAGAGCTGAAAATCAGAAATTTGAGAAATGTTAATGTTGACTATTCTAAGGTTACAAATTTGGAGGGGAAACAACACCTTAAATCTTTAACATTAGCTTGGGAATTTGATCTCAATGCCGATGACCAAGCAGTAAAGGACAAGGCTCAAGATACACAACAAGGTCTGAAGCTGAACTCAAAACTTAAAGAATTGGGTTTATTCGGCTACAGGGGTGACAAGCTTTCAGATTGGCTTCTCTCTCTCACAAATCTGgtcaaattttcattataaaaatgCGAATGCAAAAGTCTACAACCACTTACTCAGCTCACAACTGTCAAGGTATTGATACTGGACAACATGCCTAATTTGAAGTATATCTCCAACAAGTCTGGTGATCACAATTCTGAGAGCAATCCCTCATCGTCAACAGAATTCATCAAAAAACTGGAAGAGGTAAGGTTTATAGAATTGCCTAATCTAGAGAGATGGTGGGAAGAACGTGATGCTTCTTTGGCATTTCCTCATCTTTCCAGATTGATGATCGAAGATTGCCCTAAGTTGTGTTCCATGCCGCTCTACCCGAATTTAAAGGAATGGTTAGTGTTGAAGAACACTAGCTTGGTGCCATTCATAAATACAATGAAAGATGAAAGCTCTGTCAAACGGACATTAATGAATGATGGAAGCTCCTCCACTCCCCTGTCCAATTTGCAAAGTCTGTGCATTACTGGGGATAAGGACATGGGCtctgaatataattagattgtGTGGAGAAGTCTCAAAAGCCTGTGGTTTCTGAGATTTGATTATCTTCCAGGACTAAGGAATCTTCCCGAGGGGCTTAAAGCTGTTGCAACCATCCTCCAAGAACTCAAGATTTGGCATTGTACAATGAAGAGTCTTCCAGAATATATTTGGAGATTCAAACAGCTTAAAAGACTTGGACTTTGCTCATATTTGGAATCTCTGCCTAAAAGAATACCATTCCTTCGAAGAACAACATTGCTTCTTGAGACACTGAAGATTGTGGATTGTCCATTCTTACTAAAAACATGCCAAAAAGAAACCTGCAGATTGGACGAAGATTAAATACATTGAAAATATTCTATTCCACCAGTAACCTCAAGGTAACATGATTTTACTCTTTTTATAAGGTAATAAAATGAATGAGctttacttttcttcttttattggaTTGGCAGACACTCTGTAGACTGCAGTGTATAAGATATATTATCCTCAACGTAGTATTTAATTCATGTGGCCCTaatcttatatttttcatagttATTCAAATCATCACCATGTTGAGGCTAATCTAGCTGTGATACCAAGTCCCATTCCTATACACATACATACGCATAAACAGGCACTTTAGCATCTCATACAGCTCCCTACTATCACTTGTTTAGCCCACTTGGGTAACTCGCACATATGGAAGCCAAGCTTCATATTTATACTTGCCCAATGTCGGTAACCAAATCTAAGCTTTAGGATACTTCTTCAATGTCGGTTCTTCATATTCctaatttcatatatttccTTCACCAATTCAAAGGTCTTCCTTTCTGCCCAAGTatatgttgtggttctctgaccactttagagaagaaatatgagaagaaaaataaaaagaattctattactctcttggaaatagaatacaaaaataaaaacttctctcgtggagattctcacgtggaacctctctctatactgtcaaattctctctggaattgctcactcttctctcaagctctctctggaacttaaacactctctctctaggagtttactctcaatattcctcacttgggatgatattgagcttacTCTCTTAGCTTGCCTTGCATGCAACGAGAtgaacctatttataggcttacaaggttggttgcatggccacaatcttcaacagcttctgacagtagcccacaattgttgagcaagttggagtttagtgttaaatgcagcaaccattgtcaaagatggtggctatgcagtcttcacactgtcggtgcagtggtgatgcggctggacttcacaattctccccctccagccgcatttaaactgatggtcattTGCCATTCATTCCGGCTATGTCTCTACATAGCTTCAGCTTtccttgagcaacaacttttgttaacatgtctgctggattctcttttatgtggatcttcatcagtttcagcaactgttgatctattacttcgcgtatccaatgatagcggatgtcaatgtgctttgtacgggaatgatacattgagtttttactcaaatccatggcactttggttatcacaatgtatcttgtagtcttcttgcttgatacccaattctgtgagaaaacgctttaaccacaacatttccttacccgtttccgctgcggcaatgtactctgcttcagtagtggataaagcaacacactgcTGCAATCTTGACTACCATGACCCAGCTCCCCCcacaaaagtgtagagataacctgatgtagactttctattatcagggtctccggccatatctgcatctgtatagccttccaagattggatcacctcccccgtagcacaagcacagcttcgatgtaccatTAAGATACCTAAGAATCCATTTTACTGCTTTCCAGTGTTtatttccaggatttgaaagaaatctgctcacaacatctactgcatgagcaatgtctagTCTGGTACACActattgcatacatcagacttcctaccgctgaagaatatggtactgaagccatctcctctatctcttctttggatgaggggcacaatctcttgctcaacttgaaatgatttgcaagtggaatgctgaccggttaagctttatccatgttgaatctctttatcacccgttcaacatacttatcttgagatagccataaccttctattctttctgtctcggattatttgcattcctaaaatttgttgagctggtcctaagtctttcatatcaaaggacttagacaattctttcttcagctgactaatcttcattgcatcttgtccaacgatcaacatgtcgtccacatatagtaAAAGtacaatgaagtttccacctgaaaatttttgaatataaacacactggtctgctgcagtccttttatagccttgactcaccataaacgagtcaaacttcttataccattgtcttggtgcttgcttgaggccatacaagctcttcttcagcttgcatacgaggttttctttccctgaaacctcaaatccttctagctgctccatgtagatttcctcatgtaaatcaccgtgaagaaatgatgtcttgacatccatctgttcaagctctaggtttagacttgctactaaaccaaaaatgactcgaattgaagtcatttttaccactggtgaaaaaatctcatcaaagtcaattcctttcttatgaagaaatcctttgaccaccaatcgggctttgtgtttcaccacccttccgctgccatctttcttgagcttgaacacccatttattctttagtgccttctttcctgttggaagctcaaccaactcataagtatgatttttctacaaggattccatctcatcttgcattgcttgtagccacttttccttctcttgatgagaaacagcttcctgaaaactctctggctccccctcttcagtaagcagaatatactcagattctgaaaATCTCTTTGATTGAATTCAGggctcgctcagatctccgaacttgtaaaccactggttttaggaggtgtaccatcatctgaccgctgtgatggccctgcagctgcttgagaggattgagtctccccctacTCAATATCCcattcttcctcctggtctgcttctggtatatcttcatgcacctcattatcttctgtggctatttgtgctggtgctggattaggacaaaaattctcggcactagaactacaattaggagacattctgggcttttcaatgtcttccattttctggttttcatggaatactacatccctgcttctaataaccttctttgttttcgggtcccataacctgtatccgaattcttcatctccatatcctataaagatgcatggagtagaccTTGCATCGAGCTtatgtctgagctccttggatacatgtacataagctaaacaaccaaacactcttaaatgagagtaggagggaatcttacccgaccacactttctccgaaatttcaaaattcaacggtactgacggtgatctgttgattaaatagcaggcggcacgaacagcttctccccagaatggctttggcagcttagccatactgatcatacttctgaccttttccataatggttcggttcattctttcagctattccattatgttgtggggtgcgagggaccgtcttctcatgtcgaatgtcGTGTCTTctacagtaggcatcgaactccgtggaagtatactcgcctccattatctgagcggagacatttcagcttctttcctgtttcatgctctaccatggtatgaaacagtttgaagtaatccaatacctggtcctttgtcttcaagaaatatacccacaccttccgagaagcatcatcaataaaggtcaggaaatacttatTACCGCCTAGTGactccacctccatgggaccacatacatcagagtgcaccaaaCTGAGCAACTTTGATCTTCTCAttgcagaggaactgaaagagactctatgttgcttgccaaataagcagtgactacaaggatctagtgcagcatccttgcaaaaagtgataagcttcttccttgccaaagtggacaatcctttttcactcatgtgaccaagtttctggtgccacagattttgagacgcctctccttctgcaatattgaggttttttgcacatatcttcacatgagttttGTACAGCGTTCCataaatatgtcctcgggcgacaattatggcacctttcgtcattttccatgtgcctttgctgaagtagttgtcatagccttgcttgtctaaggctgctccagaaagtagattaagccaaagatctggaacatgacggacatccttcaaagtgattgtacaaccaacattcgtttttacctgaatatcaccagttc
Protein-coding regions in this window:
- the LOC107417536 gene encoding putative disease resistance protein RGA3 → MEALNDGAGKKPVEDVLLQGKDKLKELLEDTISSRIKDIQGDPDKKKKVENRKVRRRVRTEDALYKADDLMDEVLSEAAKPDLNSKQLVSLAKKLRETIKDVVDAAAGDNVRPDEPHKFCFRRPRKVSTKELDPTVNRLNSDSWLDKHKKDIQEQLWKDITTNGEEHVAVVAIVGNGGLGKTTLALNLFQRLISQKDTDFDLRIWVNVPHEFNKGSLEEGIFPHELYMRSLVDGIIRYTTKKDVQDERLESRTKRLPQCTPSEGPSAFHEVNSLSVEQLHKEDSAALLETEISAIKDSLNYLEEGKLHDKLQNIINGKRLLLVLDDVLDMDTEKWLHFKNLLSNAVSDGSRIIITTCSKLVGDITASTDKNVHMLRHLDEHDPCDLFQRFAFDFQKPVNSKIVEVAVEIVKRCGGNPFALKIVGEKLKSTNLETQGWSNFRDNEFQKVVNEEILPFLQLSYNILSSELKQCFAYCGIFLQQSEIDVKNLIHLWMALGLIYPEQGQRMEDRGYAHVKELCQRSMFEELEVDHENSFVTKCKMPKLMHDLAVLALGTRLATFKQKEKLETGTDERSTQKDKSDVGVHGERTLQNKHDIDDETTQKDKCAIGIKVVLESNDKMKHLKYLDLSQNKGINLLPDSITKVPNLMTLKLSSCCGLKELPKDMEKLVNLKHLEIDWSNGESRVLTPTVPKCLYRKGNTLESLDELEELNNLRGELKIRNLRNVNVDYSKVTNLEGKQHLKSLTLAWEFDLNADDQAVKDKAQDTQQGLKLNSKLKELGLFGYRGDKLSDWLLSLTNLYISNKSGDHNSESNPSSSTEFIKKLEEVRFIELPNLERWWEERDASLAFPHLSRLMIEDCPKLCSMPLYPNLKEWLVLKNTSLVPFINTMKDESSVKRTLMNDGSSSTPLSNLQSLCITGDKDMGSEYN